The Arachis ipaensis cultivar K30076 chromosome B03, Araip1.1, whole genome shotgun sequence region AATAaaaaaagagatataaagagaatcaaaagTACACACCTAGTCCATGAATTGAAGCTGCACACTTAAAAGAAGCCGTGAGGCAAATCATTTTCTTCGGCAGAACACCGCACATTGGCCATGCTTCAGAATCACTCCTTGAGCAACTCCCTGAATCTGAATCTGCAAAGATTAAAATAATAGTAAATTTTAAATTCCCCTGCTAACAAATTGTCTCAAGAACAAACCAAATAACAGCTACGAGCAAATTTAGTACCACTAGACGACGAGGAATCACTACTTGAATTGCTGGAGCCAATTCCTATTCATCTGATCACAATAATAGATTAGTATATATGGTAAGAAAATGATTATGATGCTATATAAAATAAGCCTAACACATTCAACAGATAAATGCACAAAAATGAAAGGAGTTTTACCCCATTCGATTTATTGGATGTGGCATTGTTGTTGTCCAAGTTGCCAAGTAGTGCCTGCCGCTTAATTTTGCTCATCATCTTCTTCCTATTGGTCACCAATCGATCAAGTTACCAAAGGATCCCAGTGTCAACAGCCTCAATATCAAGCTCAATCTCATCCCCGTCTTGCTTTAGATTCCCATTCCTCTTCCTTATGATATGTATCACCTGCTCCATTTTCTCAGGAGGCAAACTCTGCAACCCAATACCCAACTTGTGTTTCTCCTCAAGCCTCATCTCCCTCTTATTGGGGTCCTTTGCCTTAGGTCCTTCGCCTTATTGAGgtcctgataaacccatatttcatgagttattttgtgcttagtttgaatgatttattcaatccttcacccacttattcatattaattgcatggttttactttcccttccttattatgtgatgtacgtgaaaaatatgttttctaagctttaaaattaattattttaattacctttatttccattcgatgctgtgattagtgtgttgagtagtttcagattttctaagacagaatgacttaaaggatggaaaaggaagcgtacaaaaatggaaggaaagtgcgaaacggagttttgaagaaactggcatccacgcgatcgcatggacgacgcgatcgcgtgccaggagcgaagaagcagcgacgcggccgcatgactgacgcggccgcgcgacttgagcatagcgcattcgatgcagacgcgtgactgacgcgaccgcgccacaaggaaaactccagatgacgcgaccgcatgacccacgcggacgcgtgacagaggccacgtataagaatttacagaatacgcccccagcgatttctgaagcccttttggcccagatccaggtacagaacacacactagaggctataaagtggaggaatgcatccattcaaaatagagctcgcatttttactactttccatgatttagatttagtttgagagaggttctctcctctctctctcttaggattaggatttagaacttctcttagtttttaagagtgactctcgatccaggtttaatatttactttaatttatgtttctatgctacttttactttaatgcttttattcgtatctacagatgttgcccaattggcttatgaattattccatgttacagattattatttgaattaatgattatttgaggtatttcagtttattattgttctctttaatttaagttattatttcttcccatctaaggacatttttattccaacaattttactttttccctttttggtcttggttaagaaatcagtaactcaacattattaaactcagcataattgataattgttatcttgctaattaaactgaacttcaataatcccaactttttcttaggaaataaataggattcgaaggtcaaactaattagtcccttgactttcctttactttagtaaaggttaactaagcggaattaagattcaactttcactattgttgggaggaataactaagttggacttccaatttctcttaccttgccaaaagtttgctttacagtatttatttattttaattgccatttaaattatttgtcatatctactcttcactctcaaccccgattttacaacctccataaccaataatatgaacatacttccctacagttccttgagaagacgacccgaggtttaaatattcggttatcaattttaaaaggggtttgttacttgtgacaaccaaaacgtttgcacgaagggatttttgttggtttagagaccaCCTG contains the following coding sequences:
- the LOC110269751 gene encoding uncharacterized protein LOC110269751; the protein is MMSKIKRQALLGNLDNNNATSNKSNGGIGSSNSSSDSSSSSDSDSGSCSRSDSEAWPMCGVLPKKMICLTASFKCAASIHGLGSVVVNMVCCFILDGILEGFLVAGQLLEEVCGVHYFVKRIPNTEELIKIMVGQKLECSIVKILV